The following proteins come from a genomic window of Melospiza melodia melodia isolate bMelMel2 unplaced genomic scaffold, bMelMel2.pri scaffold_32, whole genome shotgun sequence:
- the LOC134434102 gene encoding olfactory receptor 14A16-like, with translation MSNSSSISHFLLLALADTRQLQLLHFCLLLGISLAALLGNGLIISAVACSHHLHTPMFFFLLNLALTDLGSLCTTVPKAMHNSLWDTRNISYSGCAAQLFFFVFFISAEYFLLTIMCYDRYVSICKPLHYGTLLGSRACAHMAAAAWASAFLNALLHTANTFSLPLCHGNALDQFFCDVPPILKVSCSHTNSHRELGYLVVTCCLAFCCFVFTVFSYVQIFRAVLRIPSEQGRHKAFSTCLPHLAVVSVFISTAIFAYLKPSSMSSPSLDLALSVLYSVVPAALNPLIYSLRNQELKAAVRRLMTGWFQRH, from the coding sequence atgtccaacagcagctccatcagccacttcctcctgctggcattggcagacacgcggcagctgcagctcctgcacttctgcctcttgctgggcatctccctggctgccctcctgggcaacggcctcatcatcagcgccgtagcctgcagccaccacctgcacacgcccatgttcttcttcctgctcaacctggccctcactgacctgggctccctctgcaccactgtccccaaagccatgcacaattccctctgggacaccaggaacatctcctactcaggatgtgctgcacagctctttttctttgtgttcttcatctcagcagagtatttcctcctgaccatcatgtgctacgaccgctatgtgtccatctgcaaacccctgcactacgggaccctcctgggcagcagagcttgtgcccacatggcagcagctgcctgggccagtgcctttctcaatgctctgctgcacacagccaatacattttccctgcccctgtgccatggcaatgccctggaccagttcttctgtgacgtGCCCCCAATCCTCAAGGTCTCCTGCTCACACACTAACTCCCACAGGGAACTTGGTTATCTTGTTGTTACTTGCTGTTTAGCAttttgctgttttgtgttcactgttttctcctatgtgcagatcttcagggctgtgctgaggatcccctctgagcagggacgccacaaagctttttccacctgcctccctcaccttgctgtggtgtctgtgttcatcagcacagccatatttgcctacctgaagccctcctccatgtcctccccatccctggatctggccctgtcagttctgtactcagtggtgcctgcagccctgaaccccctcatctacagcctgaggaaccaggagctcaaggctgcagtgagaagactgatgactggatggtttcagagacATTAA